One segment of Panicum virgatum strain AP13 chromosome 1K, P.virgatum_v5, whole genome shotgun sequence DNA contains the following:
- the LOC120647755 gene encoding F-box/kelch-repeat protein At3g06240-like, producing the protein MNLKTSRKRKKKTSTPPEPVPELWDEIVQDILVRLPVTSLLRCRAVCKAGRAIISDPFFTRAHLRRSASRCEQNPCLIVTPHTLMIPRLPGKERKIYSPPVREEGWPTDFSNHIHFYQWHQGASMAAFMHAEDFHGEFSIVRQFAHCDGLVLAPTDTGIYLFNPATRETVKLLSSNRHRGGVYCCCDGLGRDPRTGEYKVVQAF; encoded by the exons ATGAACCTAAAGACgagcaggaagaggaagaagaagacgagCACGCCACCAGAACCTGTTCCCGAGCTTTGGGACGAGATCGTCCAGGACATCCTGGTCCGGCTGCCTGTCACATCCCTCCTGCGGTGCAGGGCCGTGTGCAAGGCGGGGCGCGCCATCATCTCCGACCCCTTCTTCACCCGGGCGCACCTCCGGCGGTCGGCCTCCAGATGCGAGCAGAACCCGTGCCTGATCGTCACCCCGCACACCCTCATGATCCCCCGCCTCCCAGGGAAGGAGCGGAAAATCTATTCCCC ACCCGTCCGGGAGGAGGGCTGGCCGACCGACTTCTCCAACCACATCCACTTCTACCAGTGGCACCAAGGTGCTTCCATGGCTGCGTTCATGCACGCCGAGGACTTCCACGGAGAGTTCAGTATCGTGCGCCAATTTGCCCACTGCGACGGGCTGGTGCTCGCTCCCACGGACACCGGCATCTACCTCTTCAACCCGGCCACCAGGGAAACCGTCAAGCTGCTATCCAGCAACCGGCATCGTGGAGGTGTGTACTGCTGCTGCGATGGCTTGGGTCGAGATCCGCGCACAGGTGAGTACAAGGTAGTCCAGGCCTTCTAG